From a region of the Mucilaginibacter auburnensis genome:
- a CDS encoding glucuronyl esterase domain-containing protein, which yields MKRMLGLLMLASTAAMAQTGNPPMVTFTAQEDHKNMMEQLGIKALRPGPSGNESAPNHANYDEALANPYPNLPDVLTLKNGKKVTTPEQWWNQRRPEIVEDFEREVIGRVPKNMPKINWQVKLVDKEMVNRIPVIAKQIIGHVDNSAYPQIDVNIEMTLVVPTNVKGPVPVLMMFGMPGLPAPSAPTAAEVTRLNAALKDLLIKSDPSLKTILDEHPAWQPVTLPAVQSAFGLGGGAPGGRPGAPAAPAAGPVDVPGIAGVNNDPSSTQQLLAAGWGYCTISTASIQADNGAGLTRGIIGLVNKGQPRKPEDWGALRAWAWGAGRALDYLEAKEPAVDAKKVGIEGVSRYGKAALIALAFEPKFNMALVGSSGEGGAKLHRRNFGEAVESLTGTGEFHWMAGNFMKYGASDAKFGAKTPGDIPVDSHMLIALCAPRLTFISYGIPEQGDAKWLDQQGSYMATVAAGPVFKLLGKKDLGVSNDYNKEKMPPVNTPMLDGDLAWRQHDQGHQDQANMKWFIKWADQKMGRPAATPAVQAGR from the coding sequence ATGAAAAGAATGCTTGGCCTGCTTATGCTTGCTTCAACAGCGGCAATGGCCCAAACCGGCAACCCACCCATGGTGACCTTTACCGCGCAGGAAGACCACAAAAACATGATGGAGCAACTGGGCATTAAAGCCTTGCGCCCCGGACCCAGTGGTAACGAAAGCGCGCCTAATCATGCTAACTACGATGAGGCATTAGCTAATCCTTACCCTAACCTGCCGGATGTTTTAACGCTTAAGAACGGTAAAAAAGTAACAACCCCCGAGCAATGGTGGAACCAGCGCCGCCCCGAGATAGTTGAAGATTTTGAAAGAGAGGTAATTGGACGCGTACCGAAAAACATGCCTAAAATAAACTGGCAGGTAAAGCTGGTTGACAAAGAAATGGTAAACCGCATACCGGTTATTGCCAAACAGATCATAGGGCATGTAGATAACTCAGCCTACCCGCAAATTGATGTGAATATTGAAATGACGCTGGTTGTGCCTACTAACGTTAAAGGCCCGGTACCGGTGCTGATGATGTTTGGCATGCCGGGCCTGCCTGCGCCAAGTGCACCAACAGCTGCGGAAGTTACCAGGCTTAACGCGGCTTTAAAGGATCTGCTGATCAAAAGCGATCCGTCATTAAAAACAATTTTAGATGAGCATCCAGCATGGCAGCCAGTTACCTTACCCGCCGTGCAAAGTGCGTTTGGTTTAGGTGGCGGTGCTCCGGGTGGTCGCCCGGGCGCTCCTGCCGCTCCGGCCGCCGGACCGGTTGATGTTCCGGGCATAGCAGGCGTTAACAATGATCCATCGTCAACGCAACAGTTGCTGGCCGCAGGGTGGGGCTATTGCACTATTAGTACCGCAAGCATACAGGCTGATAATGGCGCCGGTTTAACCCGTGGCATAATTGGTTTGGTTAACAAAGGCCAGCCCCGCAAACCTGAAGACTGGGGCGCTTTACGTGCATGGGCATGGGGCGCAGGCAGGGCATTAGATTACCTGGAAGCAAAAGAACCTGCTGTTGATGCTAAAAAGGTAGGCATCGAAGGCGTTTCACGTTATGGTAAGGCGGCTTTGATAGCATTGGCATTTGAGCCTAAATTTAATATGGCTCTGGTGGGTTCATCGGGCGAGGGTGGCGCTAAACTGCACCGTCGTAATTTTGGTGAGGCTGTTGAAAGCTTGACCGGCACCGGAGAATTTCACTGGATGGCCGGCAACTTTATGAAATACGGCGCATCCGATGCTAAATTTGGCGCTAAAACGCCGGGCGATATTCCTGTTGATTCGCACATGCTGATAGCGCTTTGCGCACCACGCTTAACTTTTATTAGCTACGGTATACCCGAACAAGGCGACGCTAAATGGCTGGATCAGCAAGGAAGCTATATGGCTACCGTTGCCGCCGGACCGGTATTTAAGCTGTTGGGTAAAAAAGATCTCGGCGTATCAAATGATTATAACAAAGAAAAAATGCCACCTGTAAATACGCCAATGTTAGATGGCGATCTGGCCTGGCGCCAGCACGATCAGGGACACCAGGATCAGGCTAATATGAAATGGTTCATTAAATGGGCCGATCAAAAGATGGGCAGACCAGCGGCTACGCCGGCTGTACAGGCGGGTAGGTAA
- the apaG gene encoding Co2+/Mg2+ efflux protein ApaG, with amino-acid sequence MVTCITDGVKVSVETIYQPEYSNPANDHFMFAYKVTIENKGSYSVRLLSRHWHIFDSNGAKREVEGEGVVGMQPVIEPGSSHEYVSGCNLKTDMGTMKGQYRMMRLLDNTFFDVQIPEFDLIAPYRMN; translated from the coding sequence ATGGTTACATGTATAACAGACGGAGTTAAGGTTTCGGTAGAAACCATCTATCAGCCCGAGTATTCTAACCCGGCTAATGATCATTTTATGTTTGCTTATAAAGTGACGATAGAGAATAAGGGAAGTTATTCTGTGCGTCTGTTAAGCCGCCATTGGCATATATTTGATTCGAACGGCGCCAAGCGCGAAGTGGAGGGAGAAGGTGTTGTAGGTATGCAGCCGGTTATTGAGCCCGGCAGTTCGCACGAGTACGTATCAGGCTGTAACCTTAAAACAGATATGGGTACCATGAAAGGCCAGTACCGCATGATGCGCCTTTTAGATAACACTTTTTTTGATGTTCAAATACCTGAGTTTGATCTGATAGCTCCGTATAGGATGAATTAA
- the dusB gene encoding tRNA dihydrouridine synthase DusB, translated as MSVKIGNIDLGEFPLLLAPMEDVSDPPFRYVCKQHGADMMYTEFISSEGLIRDAAKSIKKLDIFEYERPIGIQIFGSDIEHMREASEISSRANPDLIDINYGCPVKNVACRGAGASLLQDIDKMVAMTKAVVEGTHLPVTVKTRLGWDDNTKNVEEVAMRLQDVGIKALTIHGRTRAQMYKGHADWTLISKIKKNPLIHIPIFGNGDIDSPEKAAEWRLQYGVDGMMIGRAAIGYPWIFREIKHYFETGEHREKPTFAERIDACRTHLIKSIEWKGPKTGVFEMRRHYSNYFKGIDNFKEYRSRLVTAGTFEEVSDILNEIECNPRFSSSVSIVEV; from the coding sequence ATGTCTGTAAAAATAGGAAATATAGATTTAGGGGAGTTCCCGTTATTGCTGGCACCGATGGAAGATGTGAGCGATCCACCGTTCCGTTACGTTTGCAAACAGCACGGGGCCGATATGATGTATACCGAGTTCATATCGTCGGAAGGGTTGATACGTGATGCTGCCAAGAGCATTAAAAAACTCGATATTTTTGAATACGAACGCCCGATAGGCATTCAGATTTTTGGCAGTGATATTGAACACATGCGCGAAGCATCTGAAATTTCAAGTCGCGCTAACCCGGATCTTATCGATATTAACTATGGCTGCCCGGTGAAAAATGTGGCTTGTCGTGGCGCTGGTGCCAGTCTTTTGCAGGATATAGACAAGATGGTAGCCATGACCAAGGCGGTTGTTGAGGGTACCCATTTACCGGTTACCGTTAAAACACGCCTGGGCTGGGACGATAACACTAAAAACGTAGAAGAGGTGGCCATGCGCCTGCAGGATGTGGGCATCAAGGCGCTTACCATTCATGGACGCACCCGCGCGCAGATGTATAAAGGCCATGCCGACTGGACACTGATTTCCAAAATAAAGAAGAATCCACTCATCCATATTCCCATTTTTGGAAACGGTGATATTGACTCGCCTGAAAAAGCCGCCGAATGGCGTTTGCAATACGGTGTTGACGGTATGATGATAGGCAGAGCAGCTATTGGCTACCCATGGATCTTCCGGGAGATAAAACACTACTTTGAAACCGGCGAACACCGGGAAAAGCCAACCTTTGCCGAGCGCATTGATGCATGCCGTACGCATTTGATCAAATCAATAGAATGGAAAGGACCAAAAACCGGCGTTTTTGAAATGCGCAGGCACTATTCCAATTACTTTAAAGGGATTGATAACTTTAAAGAATACCGCTCGCGTTTGGTTACGGCAGGAACATTTGAGGAGGTTAGTGATATTTTAAACGAGATTGAATGCAACCCCCGGTTCAGCTCATCCGTATCAATAGTGGAAGTTTAA
- a CDS encoding CPBP family intramembrane glutamic endopeptidase: MTATPSGRLHPSVQFLILVSLIIGVVLVGNVIALALVTALYGLEMVMGIAQLDFSKPGAAGALWVLQIVGTTLPLLITPLLFAKVIVKQTDEYLKPSFKFPWQLLLLVFCVMLVSSPLIEFLGAINKRMVLPEYLKAVQDWMRESEDKAQQLLGILLKMDSIWSVIVNVLAIGLLTAIVEELTFRGCLQTIFFKWFGNVHVAVWVTGILFSAFHLEFFGFLPRLLLGVLFGYFTAWSGSVWPAIWAHFLNNGTAVVAYYLYQRKVIKVDPNANQIFQNSTYVYVFSFIIVLFLLYVYHYVAKKRSTAP, translated from the coding sequence ATGACAGCTACACCCTCCGGTCGCCTGCATCCATCGGTGCAATTCCTTATTCTGGTATCGCTCATTATTGGTGTTGTACTGGTAGGCAACGTAATTGCACTTGCATTGGTGACAGCCCTATATGGCCTAGAGATGGTAATGGGCATTGCTCAGCTTGATTTTTCAAAGCCCGGCGCTGCCGGCGCGCTTTGGGTTTTACAGATAGTTGGTACAACATTGCCTTTGTTGATAACCCCACTGCTGTTCGCTAAAGTTATTGTAAAACAAACCGATGAATACTTAAAGCCTTCCTTTAAATTTCCGTGGCAATTGCTATTGCTGGTTTTTTGTGTGATGCTGGTATCATCGCCGTTAATTGAGTTTTTAGGAGCCATTAATAAGCGGATGGTTTTACCTGAGTATTTGAAAGCCGTGCAGGATTGGATGCGCGAAAGCGAAGACAAAGCCCAGCAACTTTTAGGCATCCTGTTGAAAATGGATTCAATCTGGTCGGTTATAGTTAATGTATTGGCCATCGGACTACTTACAGCTATTGTAGAAGAGTTAACCTTTAGGGGATGCCTGCAAACCATTTTTTTTAAGTGGTTTGGTAATGTGCACGTTGCAGTTTGGGTAACAGGCATATTGTTCAGCGCATTTCACTTAGAGTTTTTTGGATTTTTGCCCCGTTTGCTTTTAGGTGTTTTGTTTGGCTACTTTACCGCGTGGAGCGGCAGCGTGTGGCCGGCCATATGGGCGCACTTCCTTAATAACGGCACCGCGGTGGTGGCCTATTACCTTTACCAACGCAAGGTGATCAAAGTTGATCCCAATGCGAATCAGATTTTTCAGAATTCCACTTATGTCTATGTATTTAGCTTCATAATTGTGCTATTTTTGCTGTATGTGTACCACTATGTGGCCAAAAAACGCTCAACAGCACCCTGA
- a CDS encoding putative signal transducing protein gives MEKNWIKIFTSTHFYQSEIVKQVLCENDIDAVLMNKQASSHGFGNVEVYIHRDNFSHAIELMILNQVNFL, from the coding sequence ATGGAGAAAAACTGGATAAAAATTTTCACTTCAACCCACTTTTACCAGTCGGAGATTGTGAAGCAGGTACTGTGCGAAAATGATATTGATGCTGTTTTAATGAACAAGCAAGCTTCTTCTCATGGCTTTGGCAATGTAGAGGTTTACATCCATCGTGACAACTTTAGCCACGCTATTGAACTCATGATCCTCAACCAAGTTAACTTTTTATGA
- a CDS encoding phosphatidate cytidylyltransferase, producing MKTRAITGFFFVIVMLSSVLTGQYVFDVFYFLLGSFCLWEFYGLLKSASIKPNITTALLNGAFIYVIFVLIAYDDDARKLILLLPVTLSFIAIQELFKKTDAPFTNISYTFFGLLFTIIPFSFFHALGYLNGSFNPHLPLAFLLMLWGNDTGAYLVGSKFGRTKLFERHSPKKTWEGFIGGVLITVGIAFIVNHYFTEQPLQNLIWMAMIISVFGTIGDLIESMLKRSLKVKDSGGILPGHGGLLDRFDGLLLAAPIVYAYLYFVTNF from the coding sequence ATGAAAACCCGCGCCATTACCGGCTTCTTCTTTGTTATTGTAATGCTGTCATCCGTTTTAACCGGGCAGTATGTTTTTGATGTGTTTTACTTTTTGCTGGGGAGTTTTTGCCTGTGGGAGTTTTACGGTCTGCTAAAATCAGCATCCATCAAACCTAATATAACCACCGCCTTACTAAACGGGGCTTTCATATATGTTATTTTTGTTTTGATAGCTTATGATGACGATGCCCGCAAATTGATATTACTGCTTCCTGTTACTTTGAGTTTTATTGCCATACAGGAGCTATTCAAAAAAACCGACGCGCCGTTTACCAATATCTCCTACACATTTTTTGGCCTCCTGTTCACTATTATTCCGTTCAGCTTCTTTCACGCGTTAGGTTACCTTAATGGTAGTTTTAATCCGCATTTGCCTTTGGCATTTTTGTTGATGCTTTGGGGTAATGATACAGGCGCATATCTGGTAGGCAGCAAATTTGGCCGAACCAAGCTGTTTGAAAGGCATTCGCCTAAAAAAACATGGGAGGGCTTTATTGGAGGCGTATTAATTACTGTTGGTATTGCATTTATAGTAAACCATTATTTTACAGAACAACCACTGCAAAATTTAATATGGATGGCCATGATCATCAGCGTATTTGGCACCATTGGCGATCTGATAGAATCTATGTTGAAACGCAGCCTTAAGGTGAAAGATTCGGGTGGTATATTGCCGGGGCACGGTGGGTTATTGGATAGGTTTGACGGTTTATTACTGGCTGCACCAATTGTATATGCATACCTGTACTTTGTAACAAATTTTTAG
- a CDS encoding phosphatidylserine decarboxylase family protein, with the protein MTFHKEGYTSLALCILFIFVLNAAIQFYFPQAYVFKWIIYIFSFLLFVTIVQFFRSPKLLITQDENSVLCPADGKVVVIEETDEPEFLKDKRLQVSVFMSPVNVHVNRNPISGVVKYFKYHPGKYLVAWHPKSSTENERTTVVTETTDGKHQVLFRQIAGALARRIVWYVKEGDKVEQGDQFGFIKFGSRVDVFLPIGSKVNVQIGEVVKGGRTVLAELPA; encoded by the coding sequence ATGACTTTTCATAAAGAGGGATACACTTCGCTGGCACTTTGCATTTTATTCATATTTGTGTTGAATGCGGCCATACAGTTCTATTTTCCGCAGGCTTACGTGTTTAAATGGATAATTTACATTTTCTCGTTCCTGCTGTTTGTTACCATTGTTCAGTTTTTCCGCAGTCCGAAACTGCTCATCACACAGGATGAAAACTCGGTACTTTGCCCTGCAGATGGTAAAGTTGTTGTTATTGAGGAAACAGATGAACCTGAATTTTTAAAAGATAAGCGCTTGCAGGTGTCGGTATTCATGTCGCCGGTTAATGTGCATGTTAACCGCAACCCGATTAGCGGGGTAGTGAAATATTTTAAATATCACCCGGGTAAATATTTGGTAGCATGGCACCCAAAATCATCAACCGAGAATGAGCGTACAACTGTAGTTACCGAAACCACAGACGGCAAGCATCAGGTATTGTTCAGACAAATTGCAGGCGCTTTGGCCCGCCGTATTGTTTGGTATGTAAAAGAAGGCGACAAAGTTGAGCAAGGCGACCAGTTTGGCTTTATTAAATTTGGCTCAAGGGTGGATGTGTTTTTACCAATCGGCTCAAAAGTTAACGTACAGATTGGCGAAGTAGTTAAAGGCGGCAGAACCGTTTTAGCTGAGCTACCGGCTTAA
- the rplS gene encoding 50S ribosomal protein L19, whose translation MDLIKFVEEQTVTVNQLPSFKAGDTVSVHYKIKEGNKERIQVYQGVVIQRNSTGVSETFTVRKVSNGVGVERIFPANSPNIDKVEVNSFGKVRRAKLFYLRALTGKAARIKAKRVAK comes from the coding sequence ATGGATTTAATAAAATTTGTAGAAGAGCAAACAGTAACAGTTAACCAACTTCCGTCTTTCAAAGCAGGCGATACTGTAAGCGTACATTATAAGATCAAAGAAGGTAACAAAGAGCGTATCCAGGTTTACCAAGGTGTTGTTATTCAACGTAACAGCACAGGCGTTTCTGAAACTTTCACTGTACGTAAAGTCTCTAACGGTGTAGGTGTTGAGCGTATCTTCCCTGCTAATTCACCTAACATTGATAAAGTTGAGGTTAACAGCTTTGGTAAAGTACGTCGTGCTAAATTGTTCTACCTGCGTGCACTTACCGGTAAAGCTGCCCGTATCAAAGCAAAACGCGTAGCAAAGTAA
- the trmD gene encoding tRNA (guanosine(37)-N1)-methyltransferase TrmD, which translates to MRFDIITVLPGLLESPFAHSILLRAQKKGISEIYVHNLRDYATNKQKSVDDYPYGGGSGMVMSIAPFAACIEKLKSEREYDEVIFMTPDGETLNQPIANQLSTKKNIIILCGHYKGIDQRIRDVYVTREISIGDYVLSGGELPAAVLVDAVVRLIPGVLNDETSALSDSFQDGLLDAPIYTRPVDWNGHKVPDVLLSGHAAEIEKWRFEQAVERTKTRRPDLLD; encoded by the coding sequence ATGCGTTTTGATATTATAACGGTATTGCCGGGTTTGTTGGAAAGTCCTTTTGCTCACTCTATTTTGCTGCGTGCGCAAAAAAAAGGCATCAGCGAAATATATGTGCATAACCTGCGCGATTACGCTACCAACAAACAAAAAAGCGTTGACGATTACCCTTATGGTGGTGGCAGCGGCATGGTAATGTCAATAGCGCCATTTGCTGCTTGTATTGAAAAGCTCAAAAGTGAACGGGAATACGATGAGGTGATATTCATGACGCCGGATGGCGAAACGCTTAACCAGCCCATTGCCAATCAGCTGTCCACAAAAAAGAATATTATTATTCTATGCGGTCACTATAAAGGCATAGATCAACGCATCCGTGATGTTTATGTTACCCGCGAGATTTCTATTGGAGATTACGTGCTATCAGGTGGCGAGCTGCCTGCTGCTGTTTTAGTGGATGCCGTTGTTAGGTTAATACCCGGTGTATTGAATGATGAAACTTCGGCTTTGTCTGATTCTTTTCAGGATGGCTTGTTAGATGCTCCGATTTATACGCGCCCTGTTGACTGGAACGGCCACAAAGTGCCCGATGTATTATTAAGCGGGCACGCTGCAGAGATTGAAAAATGGCGTTTTGAGCAGGCTGTTGAGCGTACCAAAACAAGGCGACCGGATCTGTTAGATTAA
- a CDS encoding helix-turn-helix transcriptional regulator produces MKNSLRVERAIKNISQAELAQLIGVSRQTINTIESNKYVPSTVLALKIARVFGKNVEEIFELEEED; encoded by the coding sequence ATGAAGAACTCGCTGCGTGTAGAGCGCGCCATAAAGAACATAAGCCAAGCAGAACTGGCACAGTTAATAGGTGTATCCCGACAAACCATTAATACAATAGAAAGCAACAAGTACGTGCCATCAACCGTGCTTGCTTTAAAAATTGCAAGAGTTTTCGGTAAAAATGTGGAAGAGATATTTGAGTTAGAGGAAGAAGATTAA